In Candidatus Margulisiibacteriota bacterium, a genomic segment contains:
- the ispE gene encoding 4-(cytidine 5'-diphospho)-2-C-methyl-D-erythritol kinase: MIQTKAHAKINLLLDILGTKGNLHEMCMIMQTVSLCDELSFEKIDTQEIIIYSNNCSLQKDNIIAKAYSVIQERFPQKVTHGFNVKLMKNIPMGAGLAGGSADAAAAVKVFLKELGISPSKEELLSLLLSIGSDVSFCYFGGTKLVTSRGEQLQEIEVELPKYFLLVNPDIQISTKEAFADWDKFALERDYKPRFTGKLIEGWEYYNAFELSVFSKYPVIKEIKETLLSLDATFALMTGSGSTVVAGFNDEELIE, from the coding sequence ATGATACAAACCAAAGCACACGCAAAAATTAATCTCCTATTAGATATACTTGGAACAAAGGGTAACTTGCATGAGATGTGCATGATAATGCAGACTGTTTCTTTATGTGATGAATTATCGTTTGAAAAAATAGATACTCAAGAAATAATCATCTATTCTAATAATTGTAGTTTGCAAAAAGACAATATTATTGCAAAAGCTTATTCCGTTATTCAAGAAAGATTTCCTCAGAAGGTTACACATGGGTTTAATGTAAAGTTAATGAAGAATATACCTATGGGTGCTGGATTGGCAGGAGGTAGCGCTGATGCTGCTGCGGCTGTTAAGGTATTTTTGAAAGAGTTGGGAATAAGTCCTTCAAAAGAAGAGTTGCTTTCTTTGTTGCTTAGCATAGGCTCCGATGTGTCTTTCTGTTATTTTGGTGGCACGAAACTTGTTACTAGTAGGGGTGAACAATTACAGGAGATAGAAGTTGAGCTTCCCAAATATTTTTTGCTAGTTAATCCAGATATTCAAATATCAACAAAGGAAGCTTTTGCTGACTGGGACAAATTTGCACTTGAACGTGATTATAAACCTAGATTTACTGGCAAGCTAATAGAAGGCTGGGAGTATTACAATGCTTTTGAGTTGTCAGTGTTTTCAAAATATCCAGTTATTAAAGAAATAAAAGAAACTTTATTATCGTTAGACGCGACTTTTGCTTTAATGACAGGGTCTGGTTCGACTGTTGTGGCTGGGTTTAATGATGAAGAGTTGATTGAGAA
- a CDS encoding peptidylprolyl isomerase: protein MKKIAVLFTLLVSLFFFAFSFGLTDKVILRVGDSTLTQSQLDEKIAALPQQYQEYYSSIDGKKILIDSIKKEYLVYEMSNKAKYDTNKEVLAQIENIKKQVMVAQYLKDNIESKIKVSAKDAKKYYDENKDMFKKDDQIKARHILVATEKEAKDIIAKLNKGESFQALAREFSMDPGSKVNGGDLGWFAKGQMVKPFETAAFALKKGEYTKQEVQTQYGYHVIFVEDKKDAEQLAYKDVSTEIENYLKQNSQKEALDALLKDAAASVKVEDFSEQLFLKK, encoded by the coding sequence ATGAAAAAAATTGCAGTTTTATTTACGTTACTAGTTTCATTGTTTTTTTTCGCGTTTAGTTTTGGATTAACAGACAAAGTTATTTTAAGGGTAGGAGACAGTACATTAACTCAGTCACAGTTGGATGAGAAAATAGCCGCATTACCACAACAATATCAAGAGTATTACAGTTCTATAGATGGAAAAAAAATACTTATAGATAGTATCAAAAAAGAATATTTAGTTTATGAAATGTCTAATAAAGCTAAATACGATACAAATAAAGAAGTTTTGGCTCAAATTGAAAACATTAAAAAGCAAGTTATGGTAGCACAATATTTGAAAGATAATATAGAAAGCAAGATTAAGGTTTCAGCCAAAGATGCCAAAAAATATTATGACGAAAATAAAGATATGTTTAAAAAAGATGATCAAATTAAAGCTAGACATATCTTAGTAGCAACAGAAAAAGAAGCTAAGGATATAATTGCTAAATTAAATAAAGGTGAGTCATTCCAAGCGCTTGCTAGAGAATTTTCTATGGATCCAGGAAGCAAGGTTAATGGTGGAGACTTAGGTTGGTTTGCGAAGGGTCAAATGGTAAAACCTTTTGAAACAGCTGCCTTTGCACTAAAAAAAGGCGAGTATACAAAGCAAGAAGTTCAGACCCAATACGGTTATCATGTAATTTTTGTTGAAGACAAGAAAGATGCTGAGCAGTTAGCTTATAAAGATGTTTCTACAGAGATAGAAAATTATCTTAAACAAAATTCTCAAAAAGAAGCCTTAGATGCTTTATTAAAGGATGCAGCAGCTTCAGTAAAAGTTGAAGATTTTTCAGAACAATTGTTTCTAAAGAAATAA
- a CDS encoding TerB family tellurite resistance protein, translated as MKKNDRSATFLGVFAFWIIFLLFIRLTGFLLMFFISLMPVLIIVFMAMNLYWIIKRNAIVKKYIKGHSEAHNKFFILLLVCSAKVLAADGKIDKAEIQMVKNFFTMNFGFRGKSLLWAEETLMAELKYNRPVSVLAVEMNRALDYPTKLALMDFMFRLAGSDSAINEQEKRVLDEFISFIGINPNDQAFLRARYYSGSSRYSSGFSSNRTGGKGREHYLRILGLAEGVTQTDIKSAHRQLTKKFHPDVVAHLGNDVRIASEKRMKEIQEAYEYLKDA; from the coding sequence ATGAAAAAAAATGATCGGTCTGCAACTTTTTTGGGAGTTTTTGCTTTTTGGATAATCTTTTTATTGTTTATTCGGTTAACAGGATTTCTCTTAATGTTTTTTATTAGCTTAATGCCAGTGTTGATCATTGTCTTTATGGCCATGAATTTGTATTGGATTATTAAACGTAATGCAATTGTTAAAAAATATATTAAAGGTCACTCGGAAGCTCATAATAAGTTTTTTATTTTATTGCTTGTTTGTTCTGCCAAGGTTCTTGCTGCTGATGGGAAGATTGATAAAGCAGAAATACAAATGGTTAAGAATTTTTTTACTATGAACTTTGGGTTCAGAGGAAAGTCTTTGCTTTGGGCTGAAGAAACTTTGATGGCTGAATTAAAGTATAATAGGCCTGTTTCTGTCTTGGCAGTTGAGATGAATAGAGCTCTTGATTATCCAACTAAGCTTGCTTTAATGGATTTCATGTTCCGTTTGGCTGGTTCCGACTCTGCAATAAACGAGCAAGAAAAAAGAGTTTTAGATGAATTTATTAGCTTTATTGGAATAAACCCTAACGACCAAGCTTTCTTGCGTGCGAGATATTATTCTGGCTCTTCCAGATATTCCTCTGGGTTTTCATCTAATAGAACAGGTGGCAAGGGCAGAGAACATTATTTGCGGATACTTGGATTAGCCGAAGGTGTAACTCAAACGGATATTAAATCAGCACATAGACAACTAACTAAAAAATTTCACCCTGATGTGGTTGCTCATTTAGGTAATGATGTGCGAATTGCTAGTGAAAAACGGATGAAAGAAATTCAAGAGGCTTATGAATATTTAAAAGATGCATAG
- a CDS encoding Smr/MutS family protein, whose protein sequence is MAKLKLDLHEIFNKGRMIDKELQRIIDEAVSKKINLVEIIPGKGSGQLKKSVLRFLNQPEIKKLYHRVEKDDKNFGRIFVHFRF, encoded by the coding sequence ATGGCAAAACTGAAGCTAGATTTACACGAAATATTTAATAAAGGAAGAATGATTGATAAAGAATTACAACGAATTATTGATGAAGCTGTTTCCAAAAAAATTAATCTTGTAGAAATCATCCCAGGTAAAGGAAGCGGGCAACTAAAAAAATCTGTTCTTAGATTTCTAAACCAACCTGAAATAAAAAAACTTTATCACAGAGTTGAAAAGGACGATAAAAACTTTGGCAGAATTTTTGTTCACTTTAGGTTCTAA
- a CDS encoding glycosyltransferase family A protein: MTDPRVSVIIPVFNRPMMLREAVDSVLAQKFNDFELILVDDGSQEKTKKILRQYSESYPQKIKVFFCEHRGVSAARNAGIAKARGDFLAFLDSDDLWISSKLEKQLQFMDQKGAAVCQTQERWVRNGKNVNPMKKHTKRSGKIFFDCLPLCIVSPSAVMIKKDVFDKVGLFDEKLLACEDYDLWLRISLLYPIYTMPEKLITKKGGHSDQLSSKYWGMDRFRIYSMVNLLKSGASLDDRKKAGLFYYISEKAKVIAIGAKKRWKLFSWFKYWMISDYYKKEWELL; this comes from the coding sequence ATGACTGACCCGCGAGTTTCTGTGATTATTCCAGTATTTAATAGGCCGATGATGCTAAGAGAGGCGGTAGACTCCGTACTGGCTCAGAAGTTCAATGATTTTGAGCTTATTCTTGTTGATGATGGTTCACAAGAAAAAACAAAGAAAATATTACGTCAATATAGTGAAAGTTATCCACAGAAAATCAAAGTATTTTTTTGTGAACATAGGGGTGTTTCTGCTGCAAGAAATGCAGGAATTGCTAAGGCTAGAGGTGATTTTTTAGCCTTTTTAGATAGTGATGACCTGTGGATAAGTTCTAAGTTAGAAAAACAACTTCAGTTTATGGACCAAAAAGGAGCAGCTGTTTGTCAAACCCAAGAGAGATGGGTTCGGAACGGAAAAAATGTTAATCCAATGAAAAAGCATACAAAAAGAAGTGGCAAGATATTTTTTGATTGCTTGCCTTTATGTATTGTTTCTCCCTCTGCAGTAATGATAAAAAAGGATGTTTTCGATAAGGTTGGGTTGTTTGATGAGAAACTATTGGCTTGTGAGGATTATGACCTTTGGCTAAGAATATCGTTGCTTTATCCAATATATACTATGCCTGAGAAGCTAATAACCAAAAAAGGTGGTCATAGTGACCAATTATCTAGTAAATATTGGGGTATGGATAGGTTTCGTATATATTCTATGGTCAATTTGCTTAAAAGTGGCGCTTCTCTTGATGATAGAAAGAAAGCAGGGCTGTTTTATTACATTTCCGAAAAAGCAAAAGTTATAGCCATTGGAGCAAAGAAAAGATGGAAATTATTTTCTTGGTTTAAGTATTGGATGATTAGTGACTATTATAAAAAAGAATGGGAATTACTTTAG
- a CDS encoding phosphoribosyltransferase family protein, with amino-acid sequence MQQKELNISWDEFQSYANKIVSEIKKSNKTYDVIVGVARGGLFLAGYLSYHLGVKEVNIVNVQSYDDRKIVDPRVLDLPKKILGDNILLVDDILDSGTTFKIIAEWMGHTNKQYDRAVLVDKGKSSLKAEFVGINVDADCWVIYPWEK; translated from the coding sequence ATGCAACAAAAAGAGTTAAACATTAGCTGGGATGAATTCCAGAGTTATGCAAACAAGATAGTTTCTGAGATTAAGAAAAGCAATAAAACTTACGATGTTATTGTTGGCGTTGCTAGAGGTGGTTTGTTTTTGGCTGGCTACTTGTCTTATCATTTAGGCGTGAAGGAAGTTAATATTGTAAATGTTCAATCTTATGATGATAGGAAGATAGTTGATCCTAGAGTGTTAGATTTGCCTAAGAAAATCCTTGGTGATAACATTCTCTTGGTTGATGATATTTTAGACTCTGGTACAACGTTTAAGATAATCGCGGAATGGATGGGGCACACTAATAAACAGTATGATAGGGCTGTATTGGTTGACAAAGGTAAGAGCTCCTTGAAGGCCGAATTCGTGGGTATTAATGTAGATGCGGATTGTTGGGTTATTTACCCTTGGGAGAAATGA
- the amrS gene encoding AmmeMemoRadiSam system radical SAM enzyme → MTLAQYFEKQNNKIICKLCPRECSLHDGQTGSCQIRTNINNELRALTYGKFCSLGIDPIEKKPLYHFYPNQKILSLGSMGCNFHCHHCQNWEISQPHRTTNRPVLSEIKVEEIIDKARNNNLKLVAFTYNEPLIQIETLLEYLPKLQEAGIKTVLVTNLYINQGPLKAVLPFVDALSIDIKAFNEKNYQTLTTAKALKIIKANIILCYQSGKHIELVSNLVADINDNLDELTETAKWINSVSPNIPWHITSFYPTFEYSNKQPLSSTFLNKLDSSKKSFPLNYVYTRFEQNTHCPNCQQTIIARNRFEVTEMQSSNTCPYCQKEVPYLHVC, encoded by the coding sequence ATGACACTCGCCCAATATTTTGAAAAACAAAATAATAAAATCATTTGTAAATTATGCCCACGAGAATGCTCTCTGCATGATGGACAAACAGGTTCGTGCCAAATTAGAACCAATATTAACAATGAGCTCAGAGCATTAACCTACGGCAAGTTTTGCTCTCTTGGCATTGACCCCATAGAAAAAAAGCCACTCTACCATTTTTATCCTAACCAAAAAATATTGTCGCTTGGTTCTATGGGATGCAACTTCCACTGTCATCACTGCCAAAACTGGGAAATCTCACAGCCACATCGAACAACAAATAGGCCTGTACTGTCTGAAATAAAAGTTGAAGAAATTATTGATAAAGCTAGAAACAATAACTTAAAATTAGTTGCTTTTACCTACAACGAACCTCTCATCCAAATAGAAACTCTACTAGAATATCTTCCCAAACTCCAAGAGGCTGGAATAAAAACCGTACTAGTAACCAACCTCTACATTAACCAAGGTCCCTTAAAAGCCGTTCTACCCTTTGTTGACGCTTTAAGTATAGACATCAAAGCCTTCAATGAGAAAAACTACCAAACACTGACAACGGCTAAAGCCTTGAAGATTATTAAAGCCAACATTATCCTTTGCTACCAAAGTGGTAAGCACATTGAGCTCGTCAGCAACCTTGTCGCCGATATTAACGACAACCTAGACGAACTAACAGAAACAGCAAAATGGATAAACTCTGTATCGCCAAACATCCCTTGGCACATAACATCTTTTTATCCAACATTCGAATACAGCAACAAACAGCCACTTAGCTCTACTTTCTTAAATAAACTTGACTCCAGCAAGAAGTCTTTTCCGCTTAATTATGTTTATACTAGGTTTGAACAAAACACGCATTGCCCAAACTGCCAACAAACCATCATCGCCAGAAACCGCTTTGAGGTTACTGAAATGCAATCATCAAATACTTGCCCTTATTGCCAAAAAGAAGTACCTTATCTGCATGTCTGTTAA
- the cmk gene encoding (d)CMP kinase, whose amino-acid sequence MSVKSIIAVDGPAASGKSTVAKKLAEKLSITYLSSGSVYRAITYVCLTNNIVADNEKIKFFLKHYNVRTKYGKIFINHTDYSQYLSLPETEKNVSKYSALAYVREFTLEILRNTAKHESIVMDGRDIGTAVFPDANYKFFLTASTEVRAKRRYDEFCKTHPKEKIELKTILSEIIQRDEMDETRELSPLKKAEDAILIDNSKLNIEETIQTIYNYIHK is encoded by the coding sequence ATGTCTGTTAAATCTATTATCGCCGTAGACGGCCCCGCTGCTTCTGGCAAAAGTACTGTCGCCAAAAAATTGGCAGAAAAACTATCTATAACTTACTTAAGCTCTGGTTCAGTCTATAGAGCAATTACCTACGTTTGTTTAACTAATAACATCGTCGCTGACAACGAAAAAATTAAATTTTTCCTTAAACATTACAACGTTCGCACGAAATACGGAAAAATTTTTATAAATCATACTGATTACAGCCAATATCTTTCTCTTCCTGAAACTGAAAAGAACGTTTCCAAGTATTCCGCCTTAGCCTACGTGCGAGAATTTACACTAGAAATACTACGAAATACTGCAAAACACGAATCTATCGTAATGGACGGAAGAGATATTGGAACCGCTGTTTTCCCAGATGCTAACTATAAATTCTTTCTAACAGCCTCGACTGAAGTACGAGCAAAAAGAAGATACGACGAATTCTGCAAAACACACCCAAAGGAAAAAATTGAACTAAAAACTATCTTGTCTGAAATAATTCAAAGAGACGAAATGGATGAAACAAGAGAATTATCACCACTAAAAAAAGCAGAGGATGCTATCCTCATTGATAATTCTAAATTAAACATAGAGGAAACTATCCAAACGATATATAATTATATTCACAAATAA
- a CDS encoding DUF502 domain-containing protein → MNKKPLLIRLIQDLSSKESVNRFQKNLLTGFFVALPSIATIWILSIIIRIIGTPFGKIINNLFADGRMDPFYELILGFIIAIAFLASLGYFAKLAFMRTISKTIENYIETIPVINAVYTTIKSIISAVRSNSKSFQSVAIIQYPSKGIYTIGFITQKNFPTMKTKTGTIHKNMTSVFVPTTPNPTSGFFVLLPKDEVEILDIPIEDGLKLIISAGAISPKEKAELLQNDAFVKK, encoded by the coding sequence ATGAACAAAAAACCTTTATTAATTAGACTCATCCAAGATTTATCTAGCAAAGAATCCGTTAACCGTTTTCAAAAAAATCTATTAACAGGTTTCTTTGTTGCCTTACCCTCTATTGCAACTATTTGGATTCTGTCCATAATAATCAGAATAATAGGCACTCCTTTTGGTAAAATTATCAACAACTTGTTTGCAGATGGCAGAATGGACCCTTTCTATGAGCTAATACTGGGATTTATAATAGCAATCGCCTTCCTAGCTTCTTTAGGATATTTTGCCAAACTAGCTTTCATGAGAACTATCTCCAAAACAATTGAAAACTACATAGAAACTATCCCTGTTATTAATGCTGTGTACACAACAATTAAATCAATTATCTCAGCCGTCAGGTCTAACTCAAAATCTTTCCAAAGTGTGGCGATTATCCAATATCCCAGCAAAGGGATTTACACTATTGGGTTTATCACACAGAAAAATTTCCCAACAATGAAAACAAAAACAGGCACCATTCATAAAAACATGACCTCTGTGTTCGTTCCCACCACGCCTAACCCAACTTCTGGTTTCTTCGTGCTACTACCTAAAGATGAAGTAGAAATTCTCGACATTCCTATTGAAGACGGCTTAAAGCTAATCATTTCTGCTGGTGCTATCAGCCCCAAAGAAAAAGCCGAACTTCTTCAAAATGATGCTTTTGTTAAAAAATAA